One part of the Solanum dulcamara chromosome 8, daSolDulc1.2, whole genome shotgun sequence genome encodes these proteins:
- the LOC129899526 gene encoding uncharacterized protein LOC129899526, with translation MAHNNTHRRILAAPDHNPKTSISMDPTLKKQPKPTPFTSKSTTDNISNQFSHLYANHKILKSSLKSSSGHKSYSLDTHLKVKSWTDSSVYDSSCSALTKSKSQHGKVKKSVHDDEKIEAIIKKVPQKGKEFHKEVDVKRAFVNLSKSQEIERFKGFDEIKKQSLSVPLKNSGRRKSICSSKIELGDFFSSSGVKVVSVDMPPFMQIHAVNCARKTHDSLEKFTSKALALTLKKAFDEVYGPAWHCIVGTNFGSFVTHSVGGFMYFSMDHKLYVLLFKTTVQKAESS, from the exons ATGGCACACAACAACACCCACAGGCGCATTTTAGCAGCTCCAGACCATAATCCTAAAACTTCCATTTCCATGGATCCCACTCTCAAAAAGCAACCAAAACCCACCCCCTTTACCTCTAAAAGTACTACAGACAACATCTCCAATCAATTTTCCCATCTCTATGCAAATCACAAAATCCTTAAATCTTCCTTAAAATCCTCTTCTGGGCATAAATCATATTCACTTGACACACACTTAAAGGTCAAATCTTGGACTGATTCATCTGTTTATGATTCCTCATGCTCAGCTCTGACCAAGTCAAAGAGCCAACATGGGAAGGTGAAAAAATCTGTCCATGATGATGAGAAAATAGAGGCAATTATCAAGAAAGTACCACAAAAGGGTAAAGAGTTCCACAAAGAGGTGGATGTTAAAAGGGCATTTGTTAATTTGTCTAAAAGTCAAGAAATTGAAAGGTTCAAGGGATTTGATGAGATAAAAAAGCAATCTTTATCAGTACCATTGAAGAATAGTGGAAGGAGGAAATCAATTTGCAGTTCAAAAATTGAGTTGGGTGATTTCTTTTCTTCTAGTGGTGTGAAAGTTGTGTCTGTTGACATGCCACCATTTATGCAGATTCATGCTGTCAATTGTGCAAGAAAGACTCATGATAGCTTGGAAAAGTTTACATCTAAAGCTCTTGCTCTTACCCTGAAAAAG GCGTTTGATGAAGTGTATGGACCAGCATGGCACTGTATAGTAGGGACGAATTTTGGTTCCTTTGTAACACATTCTGTTGGtggttttatgtatttttctaTGGATCACAAGCTATATGTACTCCTCTTCAAGACTACTGTACAAAAAGCAGAATCTAGTTGA